The Flavobacterium piscisymbiosum genome includes a region encoding these proteins:
- a CDS encoding glycosyltransferase — MSIDYSANKTILVAPLNWGLGHATRCIPIIKALQEKNFIPIIASDGIALALLRKEFPYIQTLELPSYHIEYAKNGKNFKWKLIKSLPKMIVAILDEKKMVNRWIKKHGIDGIISDNRLGVFSKKIPSVFMTHQLNVMTGNTTWFTSKCHQYIIKKYNECWVPDTNEKVNLTGDLGHLKTNHLNLKYIGPLSRMRKKETPKLYDLMVILSGPEPQRTYLDEKLQKEVANYQGKVVFVQGIIDKTQTKWQAGNVTYYNFMNSKQLEQTFNESDFVLCRSGYTTVMDLAKLGKKAFFIPTPGQYEQEYLAIKLQEENLVPYALQNDFTIEDLSKVKSFKGLTQFNEDIDWDSLFTVFED; from the coding sequence ATGAGCATTGACTATTCTGCGAACAAAACAATTTTAGTTGCTCCATTAAACTGGGGATTAGGCCATGCCACAAGATGTATCCCTATTATAAAAGCGCTTCAGGAAAAAAATTTCATCCCAATTATTGCTTCTGATGGGATTGCATTGGCGTTATTACGCAAAGAATTCCCGTACATTCAAACACTTGAGTTGCCTTCTTACCATATTGAATATGCTAAAAATGGTAAAAACTTTAAATGGAAACTGATTAAAAGCCTGCCTAAAATGATCGTTGCAATTTTAGACGAGAAAAAAATGGTCAATCGCTGGATTAAAAAACACGGGATTGACGGTATTATTTCGGATAATAGATTGGGAGTTTTCAGTAAAAAAATTCCATCTGTGTTTATGACACATCAATTGAATGTCATGACGGGAAACACTACTTGGTTTACCAGTAAATGCCATCAATACATTATAAAAAAATACAACGAATGCTGGGTTCCCGATACTAATGAAAAGGTGAACTTAACGGGTGATTTAGGTCATCTTAAAACCAATCATCTTAATTTAAAATACATTGGTCCTTTGAGCCGAATGCGTAAAAAGGAAACGCCAAAATTGTATGATTTGATGGTGATTTTGTCCGGACCTGAACCTCAGCGCACTTATCTGGACGAAAAATTACAAAAAGAAGTAGCGAATTACCAGGGTAAAGTTGTTTTTGTACAAGGTATCATTGATAAAACCCAAACCAAATGGCAGGCGGGAAATGTAACGTATTACAATTTCATGAACTCAAAACAACTGGAACAAACTTTTAACGAAAGTGATTTTGTTTTATGCCGTTCGGGTTACACTACCGTAATGGATTTGGCAAAATTGGGCAAGAAAGCTTTTTTTATTCCCACTCCGGGGCAATATGAGCAGGAATATTTGGCGATAAAACTTCAGGAAGAAAATCTGGTACCGTATGCATTGCAAAACGACTTTACCATTGAAGATCTTTCAAAAGTAAAGTCGTTTAAAGGTTTAACTCAGTTCAACGAAGATATCGACTGGGATTCTTTGTTTACCGTTTTCGAAGATTAG
- a CDS encoding porin: MIKRKLVAVLLLLNFAANAQDLNKQDVKNEVMRILDSINKAKLPDTKSGGGVEEHWYDRISLRGYAQIRYNGLFSTNDKVSCDQCDKSWGTTSTDPDAKANNGLFIRRARLVFSGQVHPNVFFYFQPDFASSPSTGIQNFVQIRDLYFDLSFDKKKEYRVRVGQSKIPYGFENMQSSSVRLALDRNDAMNSAILNERDLGIFFYWAPAEIRERFAMLVKDGFKGSGDYGVFAFGVYNGQIANKLDGNRDLNVVARATYPFVIGSQIIEPGIQAYTGKWAFTGEISPGVKVNDPQYVKDQRVGATFVLYPRPFGIQTEYNIGTGPRYNTVTNTVDETDLNGGYVLLNYKLDIKKQHIYPFAKFQYYDGGKKYEKDARSYVVRDYEIGIEWQPIKAFEFTAEYVIADRTFEDSVLPINRQQGNLLRLQAQFNF; the protein is encoded by the coding sequence ATGATAAAAAGAAAATTGGTTGCCGTTTTATTGCTGTTAAATTTTGCAGCAAATGCTCAGGATTTAAATAAACAGGATGTAAAAAACGAAGTAATGCGTATTTTAGATTCTATCAACAAAGCAAAACTTCCAGATACTAAATCTGGCGGAGGAGTCGAAGAACACTGGTATGACAGAATCTCCTTAAGAGGTTATGCACAAATACGCTACAATGGTCTTTTCTCTACAAATGATAAAGTTTCCTGCGATCAGTGCGATAAATCCTGGGGAACAACCTCTACAGATCCGGATGCAAAAGCAAACAACGGATTGTTTATTCGTCGCGCACGCTTAGTCTTTTCAGGACAAGTACATCCTAATGTGTTTTTCTATTTTCAGCCTGATTTTGCCAGTTCGCCAAGTACAGGAATCCAGAATTTTGTCCAGATTCGTGATTTGTATTTCGATCTTTCTTTTGATAAGAAAAAGGAATATAGAGTTCGTGTGGGACAAAGTAAGATTCCGTATGGCTTCGAAAACATGCAGTCAAGTTCTGTACGCTTAGCGTTAGACCGTAATGATGCGATGAATAGCGCGATATTAAACGAACGTGATTTAGGAATATTCTTTTATTGGGCTCCGGCCGAAATCAGAGAGCGTTTTGCCATGTTGGTAAAAGACGGTTTTAAAGGTTCAGGCGATTATGGTGTTTTTGCCTTTGGAGTCTACAACGGACAAATTGCGAATAAACTTGATGGTAACAGAGATCTTAATGTTGTCGCAAGAGCAACATATCCTTTTGTAATAGGTAGCCAGATTATCGAACCCGGAATTCAGGCTTATACAGGAAAATGGGCTTTTACCGGCGAAATTTCACCGGGAGTAAAAGTAAATGATCCGCAATATGTAAAGGATCAAAGGGTAGGAGCGACTTTCGTTTTATATCCTAGACCTTTCGGAATCCAGACAGAATATAATATTGGTACAGGACCGCGATACAATACGGTAACCAATACTGTTGACGAAACAGACTTAAACGGAGGTTATGTTTTACTGAATTATAAATTAGATATCAAAAAGCAACACATATATCCTTTTGCCAAATTTCAATATTATGACGGAGGAAAGAAATACGAAAAAGACGCCAGAAGTTATGTGGTTAGAGATTATGAAATTGGTATAGAATGGCAGCCAATTAAAGCTTTTGAGTTTACAGCAGAATATGTCATTGCCGACAGAACTTTTGAAGACAGCGTGCTTCCTATCAACCGTCAGCAAGGAAATTTATTACGCTTGCAAGCGCAGTTTAATTTCTAA
- a CDS encoding sensor histidine kinase, with protein sequence MKINFKKTYKFAVKSALYISLFGTGFVLILMNLFYKNQLKHQVAFGIIFIISIYIFSFLVLQYRVERFIYRRVKKIYDEVSLLESTTLINQPITTDMETLSREVKKFATDKKLEIEMLEIREQYRREFLGNVSHELKTPLFTVQGYVSTLLDGAMDDKTIRKKYLKRAEKGVERLIYIVEDLDMITKLESGDLDLNMTDFNIVELIQNVFDLLEMKADKKKIKLAFESKNVQSVIIRGDQDRIQQVLENLIVNSIKYGKDGGLTEVGVVNLTKKKVLIRISDNGEGVEKQNIPRLFERFYRVDKSGTRSEGGSGLGLAIVKHIIEAHKEKVYVESEFGIGSEFSFTLEKAHKTIKAEVK encoded by the coding sequence ATGAAAATTAATTTTAAAAAAACATACAAATTTGCTGTAAAATCAGCGTTATATATCAGTCTTTTCGGGACAGGATTTGTGCTGATTCTGATGAATTTATTTTATAAAAATCAGCTGAAACATCAGGTTGCATTTGGGATAATCTTTATTATTTCGATTTATATTTTCTCCTTTCTGGTATTACAATATCGTGTAGAACGTTTTATTTACAGGCGAGTAAAGAAAATCTACGATGAGGTTTCTTTATTAGAATCTACAACACTTATCAATCAGCCTATTACTACAGATATGGAAACGCTTTCGCGTGAAGTGAAAAAGTTTGCTACCGATAAAAAGCTGGAAATCGAAATGCTCGAAATTCGAGAACAATACCGAAGAGAGTTTTTAGGAAACGTTTCGCACGAACTTAAAACACCTTTGTTTACTGTTCAGGGTTATGTTTCAACCTTGTTGGATGGTGCGATGGATGATAAAACCATTAGGAAAAAATATTTAAAACGTGCCGAAAAAGGAGTGGAGCGCCTTATATATATAGTAGAAGATTTGGACATGATTACCAAATTGGAATCAGGAGATCTTGATTTGAATATGACTGATTTTAATATCGTCGAACTGATTCAGAATGTTTTTGATTTGTTGGAAATGAAAGCCGACAAAAAGAAAATTAAACTTGCTTTTGAAAGTAAAAATGTGCAGTCGGTTATTATTCGCGGAGATCAGGACAGAATTCAGCAAGTTTTAGAGAACCTGATCGTCAATTCTATTAAGTATGGTAAAGATGGCGGTTTAACCGAAGTTGGTGTTGTAAACCTAACCAAGAAAAAAGTTTTAATCAGAATTAGTGATAACGGAGAAGGAGTTGAAAAACAAAATATCCCAAGACTTTTTGAACGTTTTTACAGAGTTGATAAAAGCGGAACCCGTTCAGAAGGTGGTTCTGGTCTGGGATTAGCGATTGTAAAACATATAATCGAAGCGCATAAAGAGAAAGTATATGTAGAAAGCGAATTCGGAATTGGATCTGAATTCTCTTTTACACTAGAAAAAGCGCATAAAACCATAAAAGCAGAAGTTAAATAA
- a CDS encoding response regulator transcription factor, with product MKKTQTKILLVDDEPDILEIVGYNLAQEGYQIVTASNGKEAIAKAQKELPDLIIMDVMMAEMDGMEACEHIRKIPELNNVIITFLTARSEDYSQVAGFDAGADDYITKPIKPKLLVSKVKALLRRLKEQEVVSDTLNVGGIEINREEYKIIKGNVEIALPRKEFELFYLLASKPGKVFKRDEILDKVWGNEVVVGGRTIDVHIRKLREKIGEDLFKTIKGVGYKFEV from the coding sequence ATGAAAAAAACACAAACCAAGATTTTATTAGTTGACGATGAACCAGATATCTTAGAAATCGTTGGCTATAACCTTGCTCAGGAAGGCTACCAGATTGTTACCGCTTCAAATGGAAAAGAAGCGATAGCAAAGGCTCAGAAAGAATTGCCGGACCTAATTATTATGGATGTAATGATGGCCGAAATGGATGGAATGGAAGCTTGCGAACACATCAGAAAAATCCCGGAATTAAATAATGTTATCATAACATTCTTGACTGCCAGAAGCGAAGATTACTCACAAGTTGCTGGTTTTGATGCAGGTGCAGATGACTATATCACCAAACCAATAAAACCAAAATTATTGGTAAGCAAAGTAAAGGCTTTGTTAAGAAGGTTAAAAGAACAAGAAGTTGTTAGCGATACCTTAAATGTTGGCGGAATCGAGATAAACCGTGAGGAATATAAGATCATAAAAGGCAATGTAGAAATTGCTTTACCAAGAAAAGAGTTCGAATTATTTTATTTATTGGCTTCAAAACCAGGGAAAGTTTTTAAAAGAGACGAAATCCTGGATAAAGTTTGGGGTAATGAAGTTGTAGTGGGAGGAAGAACAATCGATGTTCACATCAGAAAACTGCGCGAAAAAATAGGAGAAGACCTTTTTAAAACCATAAAAGGTGTTGGTTATAAATTTGAAGTTTAA